The sequence ACCTTATTTTCTTGCTTCAATTTTCAATATAATTGACTGTATCTAGCACCTAGGCTAAGGGCTTGACTATTATTGCTCGAGATTTCAAATTAGAAGTTTAGTTGCGAGCCTTTACTTGAAAACAGAGTTAAGTTTTATCAATTTTGTAGGGTTTTGATGTCTTCTGAAGATGATCAAAGCGCTTGGTACTTCATGTTACTTTGTAAtggttcttttttgtttttattttagcttCAAGGAGTGCATTAGAATCTAGATGTAGTTTTTTCtaaggataattgcctatatatccctcatacgtttgaaaatatccgatttacctttgcttttttttctttctaaaatacccctcatatgttccaccgttattgcaaaatacacCCGCAATTATCTCCTGTTAAATTAACTtgaattaaacgtgagttaaatatctaccacagtttaaaaaaaattaaaatatcaatttagcccttaacttaagggcaaataaaaaatgttgatgACGGcagaagggtatattggaaaagaccaaaagtcaaaatattttttgtgtccctgactttaaggacaaataagaaagtcagtgatggtagaaaggtatatttgaaagggcaaaatagtaattttttagatataacatagttaattaaaagattttaactctaggaatatattagaaataggttggaacgtagaaagggtattttcaatattagccttctaagagggataaatcgaaaagtcggaaacttttcaagggtatataagcaattgcccttttTTTCTACTTCAATTAAATCCTGGTAGAATCTTTCTTAGTTAGATTAGTTCTTCGTCTTTACTGACATTTCTACATTCAACAAATGATCACCAGTAGAACTGAAAATTACAACAAAGAGAGTTTCCGCCTCGGAATTCTTTCTGTTGGGTAGCTGTTCCCGTCACGTAATTTCTGATAATTAATGAGTTTGAAATTTCAGCTATCCAACTTATTTCATTCTTACAATCTTAAGGACAACATATAGAAGAAATGTCATTTTATGTCTTTCCATCTTAAAGTATTTGGAGACTATTCCTATAAACTCAGATAAGAATGGTTATTGTTCAACCTTTaagtataaggctggaactccTTGGGGTCCCACGATTAAAGGTGCAAGAAAGAAACGTGCCTTATGAATTTTCTAAGAACATGGGACATAGCTGGCATAAAATTCAGAACATTGAAGCAGAATCGCGCTAGATTCTTGACTTGATTCCATACAATTAATTCCACTTTCCAGTCCTGCATATGTTTTAGTCCAAACTACTACATCACGATAAGCAATTTGCCGGCTTAAGTGCACATTAATCATATGTTCCGTGTAATTCCACTCTACGAAAATCTAGTTGAATGAAGAATAATGTCCGTCAAGCCTGTGTGAACGGCGAATGTATGGATATGCCAAGAATTCGATGATGTTACCGTGTTACCATGCAACTGGCTCATAGTTTTTCATTAACGTGGTTCAGTTCACATCAGTCAGGTCGGATATATTTTTCGTTGGAGGCTCCACAGAAGAAGTCAGCTGTCAAAGCTGATTGTCATCTGCAATAGCTAGGAGCTAAATGCTAATTCAGCTTCCTATCCATTTCTATGAACATTTGAGAGGGGTTTGTatatatcagaaaaaaaaaggttttgtaAAAACATTAGAACCTGGCACTTTGAGAGTACAGGGTTTTATATTCTGATCCATTGCTGCTACATGTCCAGCACAAATACATGATATACCATGAGCGGTTTGTCTCCTCCTGCACTCCTCACCACTCTATTTCTAATCTTTGCTCTCCCTCGTTATTTGTGTACGACAGACCATGCCTATTTGCAGCGTGGATCTTCCCTCTCCGTAGAGGATAACGCCGATTATCTGATCTCACCAGATGGAGCCTTCCAGTGCGGTTTCTACCAAGTTGGTTCAAATGCCTTCACCTTCTCAATATGGTTTGTTAAATCAGCTGACAGGACTGTGGTTTGGAGCGCAAACCCTAACCATCTTGTAAATGGCAAAGGATCTGCCGTTACGTTGAGGAAAGACGGCAAAATGGTTCTAACTGATTACAACGGCGAGGTCATTTGGGCCACCAATACTTCCACTCCTGCCAAACATGCCCAGCTGTTGGAAACTGGTAATCTTGTCATCAAGGACTCGAGTGGTGAAACTCTCTGGCAAAGCTTCGATTCTCCCACTGATACTTTGCTGCCTACTCAACCCATCACCGCAAGTACAAAGCTGGTATCTTCTAACCAATCGCTTTCCCCAGGTTACTATAGTTTTCGTTTCGTCGAAAACTATATACTCTCACTCACATATGATGGTCCTGAACTTTCCGACATCTATTGGCCTGATCCTGACAATAGTGTGTGGGTAAATAATAGAATAGCCTTCAACAGTAGCAGGTACGGAAGTCTTGATGACTTGGGTCGGTTTTCTTCAAGTGATAAATTTACATTCGAAGCTTCTGATTTGGGTCCAGGGATTAGGAGGAGGCTAACTTTAGACTATGATGGTAATCTTAGGCTGTACAGCCTCAATGAATCGGATAAGAGCTGGTCGGTTACATGGATGGCTCTTTCGCAAATTTGTGAAATACACGGTTTGTGTGGTAAAAACGGGATTTGCATGTATGCTCCTATGCCTGCATGTTATTGTCCTCCTGATTACGAGATGACTGATCCTAGTGATTGGAGCAAAGGATGCAAGCCCAAGTTCAAGATGATTTGTGGTAATTCTCAGAAAGTGATTTTTCATCCACTTCCTAACACTGACTTTTGGGGGTCTGATATGGATTACAGCACGTCCATATCTTTCATGCCTTGCAAGAAGAATTGCACGAATTCTTGTTCTTGCGTAGCTTTCATGTATAAATGGGGCACAGGAGATTGCTATCTAAAAGCTGCCCTCTTCAATGGTAAGAACTCTTCTGCATTCCCAGGCACGATTTACCTCAAAGTCCCCAAAAATTTAACACTTTCAAAAAACTCTGTTCCTCAAGCACGTAATCTTGTTTGCAATGCAACAGAAGCAGTAGTTGATTTAGCTTACTCTGACAAGTCTAGCACAAGTAGTGATAAGACAACATGGAAGTATTTTTATGGGTTCATCTCGGCAATTTTCGTTATAGAAGCACTTTTTATCATTTCTGGATGGTGGTTTATTTTCAGGAGAGAGCAGAAACCGTTAGAAATAGAGGAAGGATATAAGGTAATAAGTAGTCAGTTTCGAAGATTCACCTACAAGGAGTTGGAAAAGGCTACTGGGAAATTTAAGCACGAGCTTGGGAGGGGAGGATCGGGCACTGTCTATAAGGGAGTACTTGATGATGAGAGAGTAGTCGCCGTGAAGAAGTTGGAAGACATAATACAAGGAGAGGAAGTATTCAAATCTGAACTACTTGTCATAGGGAGGTTTAACCATATGAATCTAGTGAGAATGTGGGGATTCTGTTTGGAACACTCGCACAAGATGTTGGTATTTGAGTATGTCGAGAATGGCTCCTTGGACAAGATCTTATTCAGCAGCGAGAGCACAAATAGCTCGCTTGGGTGGAAGGAAAGGTACAAAATTGCAGTAGGGGTGGCGAAGGGCTTGGCTTATCTTCACCACGAGTGCTTAGAATGGATTATACACTGCGATGTGAAGCCTGAGAATATATTGTTGGACCGAGATTTTGAGCCCAAGANGCAGTTTTCCTTTTTATAGTAATTATATCCATCTGGAGGAATTGAGCTATATTTGCAATCAAAATGGCcctagctaaaaaaaaaaaaaaaagaattttcccTCTCTTGATATGCTCGTTTGCTCCGTTTATGCCCGTTTACCGCAATTCCTTGCAAACTACTTACTGCAATTCTTTATGATCGGAATTCGACCAGCTTATTCATGCTATAAAATTTGCGTAATGTTGtttcttttcaatttaatttctGCAAAGAACTCCAATAATAGTAACCTCGGGCTAATATTTATGACACTTCTCAACATTCTATTTGGGCAATTTAATTTTTCCTTAATTTGAAGCTTTTTAAGGTCCAACAAGAAAATGCCATGAGCTTCCTTAACCGATCCGAAGATCTCCACTAAGTAACAACCTAAAAACAGCCTTTTTAACTCCAAAAATAGTTCTTTGATTCCCCAAAACCCCACAAATGTACAAAATATAAGAAGTTAAAAGAACACATTTTGATTACTTAAACTTGAAAGCACAGTACCAAGAGCACGAACTAGCCTAAAAAACCacctcaaataaaataaaaaaaagagagagagacttttgcgaaggatttgaagtaaAGAAGCTACTCTTTACCTAGCCGCAGCAGGATCTCATGAGATTCCGAGAGAACCCTAGCTTGTGAATCGATTGGAGAGACAAGGGCTTGAAGATGAGTATAAGCGATTAAAATTTGCGAAATGGGAAAGAGATGGAGTTAGGGTTTCGAAGCGGCGACGCAGCGCGAGAAGTGGAGACGATGGCGTGCGCGCGAGCTCTGCACGGTTGCTCGCGGCGGTTATGCGGCGGGAATTATCAATTATGCGAGCATCCTATTGGTCGGGACTTGGGCCGGATAAATTAGACCCATAAAAGACCATTATAGATTTTGGGTAGCTATTGGGCCTAATCCAATTTCTAGTTTTCTACATGGCAAAGTCGGGGCTATGTTCTATTTCGCCGCCGACTTCTAGGTAAGGACGCAAGATCAAACAGTCGCTGCCGATTCGTATGAACGATCGCCTCCGTGGGCTCCGCGTATCCCCTTCCCCTTGTACTTTTCGCTCGAAACCTAATTTTGTTTGCTTCCATCTTTACCATTATTGTAAAGCACGcatttacttaaatttttttttatgtttttcttatGATTTCCTAGCACATTCGCttgtttagctttttttttttttttttttttcctttctattttcTTGTTATTTCTTAGCCGTAATTTGCAGTAACTTTACTTGAAAATAGAATGAGATTACCAATTTTACAGGGTTAGAATGGCTTCTCATTTTAGACAGAAGATGATTAAAGTGCTTCGTACTTCAGGTTACTTtgtattggatttttttttataaaaaaaaaaaaatagcttcACTTTGGTTGGGTATATTGACAAAGAGTAGGATACTTCATTTCGAATCCTTGTAgagttcaaaataaatttttttcaaaagtaaCATTTTGCGTAAGATCTATTAGAAGAAGGGACTAGTTTAGAAACATTCCTTGCCCCAAATTTGGTTGGATATATTATCCAAGCTTAACATAGTGTTGGCAAAATCATTCATGGTTCTCTACATATTGGCAATTTCTTTCTTAAACAAGCTCCATTTTTGATGATTTAGATTTCGCTTACGTTACTTCGCATGAGAGAGCTCAAATGAAACAGTCGGTCCGGTGGTTTGACAATTACAGTCTTccattatgattttttttttttttttttctgcaagaTGATGGCAAATTGGTAATCGAGCAGACatgtaaaaagataaaaactctCTTCTTTTGTTATAACTGTTTACTTCGATGCTTAGGCCTCATTCGATATTGTtgcgaattttttttatttttcagacgCAAATTCTATGCAATGGAGTGTGCAGCTGATGATGGAGCCAGTGCTTGTAGTCTATTGGTGAAACAATGGAAAACTTAGTAGTAactgcttttctttttatttttctttctttttttcttttttttttctttttttttttgagaagatGCCCTTTCGGCGTCAGGCTAGGTTGCATTGCAATTTGCAAGCTAGTCAACGGTGACAAGAGTAGGAAAGTCCATCCTTTGGCACTCTCAAACAAGTAAAATTTGCATACATTAAAACATAGAACGGCGAAGATACCGAGAAATTGTTTTCACCCTTTTGTTGCTTGCTTTCTTCTGCTGCTATGATGCTGCAGGCAGCGGCATGTATACAAACACTACCAGCGCAGTGGCTGGTACGATTATTTCTTGTTGAGCTACTGATTATGCTTTAGGTGTTTTCGGcagattttatttgttttagttCTTCAATGCTTCATGCAGATTAGCAACTCCCTATATAGAGTACATGAGTATCTATATGTTGTTTGTGCTTTCGTGCATGCAGATGTGCCTGTTAAGGGATACAGAAAACATGGTTATGAATATTCTATGTGGTACTAAAGCCAaactgattattttttttagaaggtTCGTCAATATgtgcattatttttttctttctcagtTAAATCCTGGTAAAATCTTTCTTAATTATATTCAAGATTCAACCATCAGTAGAGCATGAAAGTTCCAACAGGGAGACTTTATTGCCTCAAAAATCTGTCTTGGATAGCAATACCCGTTAGATAAATTCTGATAATTAgggagttttgaatttttggttatCTACCTTATTTCATTCTTCTATTTTAAGGACAAAATATAGAAGAGGTGTCATTTTACATTTCGCCATCTTCTAGTAGCTGGAGACTATTCCTAtaaattcaattaattattGATGTCCAACCATTAAAGATAAGGGTGGAATCCCTTGGGTGTCTAGCGATTCAAAGGTGCAAGAAAGAGAGATTTTTTCTAGGAGACAAACACACCTTTGAATTTTCTAAGGAAATTGGATATAAGCGGCATAGAAGTCAGAATTTTGAAGCAGAACCATGCTAGATTCTTGCGTTGATTCCATATAATTAATGCTGTTTCTTATCCTGTATACGTTAGTTCAAACTACTACATCACGATAAGCAATTTGTCGAACTTAAGTGCACAAGTGCATCATATCTTTTATGTAATTCCACTTTATGAAAACCTAGTTGAATGAAAAATAATGTCATTCTCTTCCTGTGTATGGATATGCCAAAAATTCCAACTAGTGTTACCATGCGACTGTCTCTTAGTTCTCCCTTAAGCTGGTTTTGGTTCACATCAGTTAGATCGGAAAAAATTTCACATGGAGGGTCCACAGATAAAGTCATCTGTCAAAGCTGATGGTCTCTGCACTAAATGCTTGAATAATTCAGCTTCCTATCAATTTCTATGGACATTTGAATCAGGGGTTTATATCTATCAGAGTAAAACTTTTAAGCAGGCACTTTGAGAGCAAAGGGTTTTTATATTGTAATCCATTGCCACTACATATGCAGTTCAAATACTTAAAGACCATGAGAAGTGTATCTCCTCCTGCACTCCTTACAACTCTATTTCTCATCTTTGCTCTCCCTCGATATTTGTGTATGACAGACCATGCCTATTTGCAGCGTGGAGCTTCTCTCTCTGTAGAGGATAACTCCGATTTTCTGATCTCACCAGATGGAGCCTTCCAATGTGGTTTCTACCAAGTTGGTTCAAATGCCTTCACCTTCTCAATATGGTTCGTTAAATCAGCTGACAGGACTGTGGTTTGGAGCGCAAACCCCAACCATCTTGTGCATGGCAAAGGATCTGCCGTTACATTAAGGAAAGACGGCAACATGGTCCTAACCGATTACAACGGCGAGGTCATTTGGGCCACCAATACTTCTACTCCTCCCAATCATGCCCAACTGTTGGAAACCGGTAATCTTGTCATCAAGGACTCGAGCGGTGAAACTCTCTGGAAAAGCTTCGATTTTCCCACCGATACTTTGCTGCCTACTCAACCCATCACTGCAATCACAAAGCTGGTATCTTCTAACCAATCGCTTTCCTTGGGTTACTTTAGTTTTCGTTTCGTTGAAAACTATATACTCTCACTCACATATGATACTCCTGAACTTTCCGACATATATTGGCCTGATCCTGACAATAGTGTGTGGGTAAATAATAGAATAGCCTTCAACAGTAGCAGGTGCGGAAGTCTTGATGACTTGGGTCGGTTTTCTTCTAGTGATAAATTTACATTCGAAGCTTCAGATTTGGGTCCAGGGATTAGGAGGAGGCTAACTTTAGACTATGATGGTAATCTTAGGCTGTACAGCCTCAATGAATCGGATAAGAGCTGGTCGGTTACATGGATGGCTCTTTCGCAAATTTGTGAAATACACGGTTTGTGTGGTAAAAACGGGATTTGCATGTATGCTCCTATGCCCGCATGTTATTGTCCTCCTGATTACGAGATGAGTGATCCTAGTGATTGGAGCAAAGGATGCAAGCCCAAGTTCAAGATGATTTGTGGTAATTCTCAGAAAGTGATTTTTCATCCACTTCCTAACACTGACTTTTGGGGGTCTGATATGGATTACAGCACGTCCATATCTTTCATGGCTTGCAAGAAGAATTGCACGAATTCTTGTTCTTGCGTAGCTTTCATGTATAAATGGGGCACAGGAGATTGCTATCTAAAAGCTGCCCTCTTCAATGGTAAGAACTCTTCTGCATTCCTAGGCACGATTTACCTCAAACTCCCCAAAAAATTAACACTTTCAAAAAACTCTGTTCCTCGAGCACGTAATCTTGTTTGCAATGCAACAAAAGCAGTAGTTGAATTAGCTTACTCTGACAAGTCTAGCACAAGTAGTGATAAGACAACATGGAAGTATTTTTATGCGTTCATCTCGGCATTTTTAGTTATAGAAGCATTTTTTATCACTACTGGGTGGTGGTTTATTTTCAGGAGAGAGCAGATACCGTTAGAAATAGAGGAAGGATATAAGGTGATAAGTAGTCAGTTTCGAAGGTTCACCTACAAGGACTTGGAAAAGGCTACCGGAAAATTTAAGCACGAGCTTGGGAGGGGAGGATCAGGCACTGTCTATAAGGGAGTACTAGACGATGAAAGAGTAGTAGCTGTGAAGAAGTTGGAAGACATAATACAAGGAGAGGAAGTATTTAAAGCTGAACTAAGTGTCATAGGGAAGATTAACCATATGAATCTAGTGAGGATGTGGGGATTCTGTTCGGAACACTCGCACAAGATGTTGGTATCTGAGTATGTTGAAAATGGCTCCTTGGACAAGATCTTATTCGGTAGCGAGAGCACAAATAGCCTGCTTGGGTGGAAGGAAAGGTACAAAATTGCAGTAGGGGTGGCGAAAGGCTTGGCTTATCTTCACCACGAGTGCTTAGAATGGGTTATACATTGCGACGTGAAGCCCGAGAATATATTGTTGGACCGAGATTTTGAGCCCAAGATCACAGATTTTGGATTGGCAAAACTGTTCCAGAGAAACGGGTCTGATCCGAGTTTATCAAGGATTCGAGGGACTAGAGGTTATATTGCGCCCGAATGGGCGTCTAGTCTTCCCATCACAGGGAAAGTTGATGTCTACAGCTACGGGGTAGTGCTTCTGGAATTAGTGAAGGGACTAAGAGTTTCGGATTGGGTGATACGCAGGGAAGAAAATGTAGAGATAGCTTTACGAACTATCGTTAAGATGCTCGTGGAGATACTGAAGAGTGGAGAGAGATCTTGGATTGAAGATTTTGTGGACTCGAGATTGAATGACAACTTCAACTACTCACAGGCGCTGATGATGGTGAAGCTGGCAATCGCTTGCTTGGAGGAGGACAGAAGTAAAAGGCCGAATATGGAATCCGTGGTTCAAACCCTACTCTCTTCAGACGACGAAACCAACTCTCATGCAACAATTTTACTTTAATAAGCTGCAGGGTCTTCTTTAGTCAGCGGATGCTACTAGATGTAATCGAATTTTCCCTCGCTTGCAATGCTAGTTTGCTTCTCCCTATGATATGCTGAAGTGCTTGTATAGAAACAagtaattaattgttaattgcTCCTCTCTATGATATGTTAAAATGCCCGGAATGCTAGTTTGCTCCTGTCTGTGGTATGTTAAAGTGCTTGTATATGTTTGTCTTCTGCTTGTAATGAAATGGGCATATTATGTTTAACTTTGTTTACAATGCCATGCGCAGAATATATAATAGCTGGGAATTATGCGCGATCCTTatgtttatctcttttttttttctctccggtATGGTAATTTCGGTTACTGTGACATCATTTATTTATGCTTGGTTTGGTTGTATGTTTGGAAGTTCTACTGGGtacgtttttttatttttccaatatagttaaagaagataaaagaaaagGCATTCGACGTACGTAATGAGCACAAAGTTTTTTCGTTTCGATTTTGGACGAAGTTGTGGATGTATTTTACATTGGGGAAATTCGAAAACTGCTTATGAAAGATGCATCTTTTCTTTACAATCTCTGCGAAGAACTTGAATAATGTAACCTTCAATGGTGTTTGGTGCATGGTTTGGTGTAAGAAGTTTCTGAGGAAATAAATGTTTACACCTCTCCAACTTCTGTTTTTCGtctcattttttaaatttaatgtttttttttattttattatctttacttgttaatgtaatttataattttattactaaaaattaattacagcCATAAAATTTAGCTGTTAAATTTAATACACTCCTATAGTAACTGACTGAAATCTACGGATGTCAACTAGTATTTATATCTGAGTTTCATTTAAACTCAAGTATGGTTTCgattatagatataaaaaataaataaatatttaacgGATTCGGATATGGTTTCAAGTTCccgattttttttattggggTTCGGCTTCAGATTTGGCAAAAACAGTTCCAAATCGATAGGTTGACATCccactaaaattatttaaattaaaaaaaataaaaaattgagcgttaataaaataaataagtgaaTAAAGCGAAGGAATCTATTCCAATTCCAAGGGGCCCATACATCTTTACTAAGAAAAAGATGCGTGCCTAACACGGGCGAGTTGAACCTACCACATCCAATTCTAATTTCCAAGTTTGTGTGGGGATACCGTATGTTCCCAAGgcaagtgataaaaaatttaatagttggtATTTAAGGTCCTAAATTTGAAGCAGGTAAtatgttatctatctctcttaaaatatatatatactattctgtggaaattttttttttttaaaaaaaagtttgtgtGGTGATGTGTGGTTTATTCTTTGGTGCGAGTAGATCGTGGAATCTCGACCCAAACCATAGTGCTCATAGGTTACCTGCAAATTTACGGATATAGATACATACTTttccaacccaaaaaattacgatTAAAACGGATAGGTACCATTGAGCCATAGCATTTTGGATAACCCCGGATACCTATGGATACCTCACATATATcttttaattacataatatattttttaattaaaatatttatttatttatttatctattttaaaattttaattctaattctaatttcgTATCGCTtgtcttttatattataaaatatttttgttttaaaactttaaatattcttattgtattttatgatattttaaagtaataaattatattacacttttaatatatatatatatactatatatatatatatatatatatatatatatatatatattttatattcaaaaaatataaaagaaaaaaaattgcggaTAACCCGCATACCCACTCGCCCACTCGCGGACAGGTAcagataaaaatattaactaCTTAAAAATTTACTGATAAATTTTACTCACATCGAAATAACCTACGGATATAATAATCCACCCACGAATTATCCAACCCGCCTGTTTAGGTGGAAGCACCAGCAAACCCAACAAAAAGGTGAGAAAACATGTGGCCTCTATAACATGTAAACTGTTTAAtaggaaaagaaataataaaaaataagaaaaaaattacttttatatttttaataagataaataatatataactgTTTTAAGTAAGATTTTCTCATGGATTGTGCAGTGttaattgttttaaaaaaatggaaaaggAGCCATTAAAGATGCGTGTCCACTTTAGATATATATTCTATTCCCATCGATGCTGCTGCTTAG is a genomic window of Ananas comosus cultivar F153 linkage group 13, ASM154086v1, whole genome shotgun sequence containing:
- the LOC109719707 gene encoding putative receptor protein kinase ZmPK1 isoform X3 — encoded protein: MQFKYLKTMRSRGASLSVEDNSDFLISPDGAFQCGFYQVGSNAFTFSIWFVKSADRTVVWSANPNHLVHGKGSAVTLRKDGNMVLTDYNGEVIWATNTSTPPNHAQLLETGNLVIKDSSGETLWKSFDFPTDTLLPTQPITAITKLVSSNQSLSLGYFSFRFVENYILSLTYDTPELSDIYWPDPDNSVWVNNRIAFNSSRCGSLDDLGRFSSSDKFTFEASDLGPGIRRRLTLDYDGNLRLYSLNESDKSWSVTWMALSQICEIHGLCGKNGICMYAPMPACYCPPDYEMSDPSDWSKGCKPKFKMICGNSQKVIFHPLPNTDFWGSDMDYSTSISFMACKKNCTNSCSCVAFMYKWGTGDCYLKAALFNGKNSSAFLGTIYLKLPKKLTLSKNSVPRARNLVCNATKAVVELAYSDKSSTSSDKTTWKYFYAFISAFLVIEAFFITTGWWFIFRREQIPLEIEEGYKVISSQFRRFTYKDLEKATGKFKHELGRGGSGTVYKGVLDDERVVAVKKLEDIIQGEEVFKAELSVIGKINHMNLVRMWGFCSEHSHKMLVSEYVENGSLDKILFGSESTNSLLGWKERYKIAVGVAKGLAYLHHECLEWVIHCDVKPENILLDRDFEPKITDFGLAKLFQRNGSDPSLSRIRGTRGYIAPEWASSLPITGKVDVYSYGVVLLELVKGLRVSDWVIRREENVEIALRTIVKMLVEILKSGERSWIEDFVDSRLNDNFNYSQALMMVKLAIACLEEDRSKRPNMESVVQTLLSSDDETNSHATILL
- the LOC109719650 gene encoding putative receptor protein kinase ZmPK1; amino-acid sequence: MSGLSPPALLTTLFLIFALPRYLCTTDHAYLQRGSSLSVEDNADYLISPDGAFQCGFYQVGSNAFTFSIWFVKSADRTVVWSANPNHLVNGKGSAVTLRKDGKMVLTDYNGEVIWATNTSTPAKHAQLLETGNLVIKDSSGETLWQSFDSPTDTLLPTQPITASTKLVSSNQSLSPGYYSFRFVENYILSLTYDGPELSDIYWPDPDNSVWVNNRIAFNSSRYGSLDDLGRFSSSDKFTFEASDLGPGIRRRLTLDYDGNLRLYSLNESDKSWSVTWMALSQICEIHGLCGKNGICMYAPMPACYCPPDYEMTDPSDWSKGCKPKFKMICGNSQKVIFHPLPNTDFWGSDMDYSTSISFMPCKKNCTNSCSCVAFMYKWGTGDCYLKAALFNGKNSSAFPGTIYLKVPKNLTLSKNSVPQARNLVCNATEAVVDLAYSDKSSTSSDKTTWKYFYGFISAIFVIEALFIISGWWFIFRREQKPLEIEEGYKVISSQFRRFTYKELEKATGKFKHELGRGGSGTVYKGVLDDERVVAVKKLEDIIQGEEVFKSELLVIGRFNHMNLVRMWGFCLEHSHKMLVFEYVENGSLDKILFSSESTNSSLGWKERYKIAVGVAKGLAYLHHECLEWIIHCDVKPENILLDRDFEPKXQFSFL
- the LOC109719707 gene encoding putative receptor protein kinase ZmPK1 isoform X1, which encodes MMLQAAACIQTLPAQWLRGASLSVEDNSDFLISPDGAFQCGFYQVGSNAFTFSIWFVKSADRTVVWSANPNHLVHGKGSAVTLRKDGNMVLTDYNGEVIWATNTSTPPNHAQLLETGNLVIKDSSGETLWKSFDFPTDTLLPTQPITAITKLVSSNQSLSLGYFSFRFVENYILSLTYDTPELSDIYWPDPDNSVWVNNRIAFNSSRCGSLDDLGRFSSSDKFTFEASDLGPGIRRRLTLDYDGNLRLYSLNESDKSWSVTWMALSQICEIHGLCGKNGICMYAPMPACYCPPDYEMSDPSDWSKGCKPKFKMICGNSQKVIFHPLPNTDFWGSDMDYSTSISFMACKKNCTNSCSCVAFMYKWGTGDCYLKAALFNGKNSSAFLGTIYLKLPKKLTLSKNSVPRARNLVCNATKAVVELAYSDKSSTSSDKTTWKYFYAFISAFLVIEAFFITTGWWFIFRREQIPLEIEEGYKVISSQFRRFTYKDLEKATGKFKHELGRGGSGTVYKGVLDDERVVAVKKLEDIIQGEEVFKAELSVIGKINHMNLVRMWGFCSEHSHKMLVSEYVENGSLDKILFGSESTNSLLGWKERYKIAVGVAKGLAYLHHECLEWVIHCDVKPENILLDRDFEPKITDFGLAKLFQRNGSDPSLSRIRGTRGYIAPEWASSLPITGKVDVYSYGVVLLELVKGLRVSDWVIRREENVEIALRTIVKMLVEILKSGERSWIEDFVDSRLNDNFNYSQALMMVKLAIACLEEDRSKRPNMESVVQTLLSSDDETNSHATILL
- the LOC109719707 gene encoding putative receptor protein kinase ZmPK1 isoform X2 — translated: MYTNTTSAVADHAYLQRGASLSVEDNSDFLISPDGAFQCGFYQVGSNAFTFSIWFVKSADRTVVWSANPNHLVHGKGSAVTLRKDGNMVLTDYNGEVIWATNTSTPPNHAQLLETGNLVIKDSSGETLWKSFDFPTDTLLPTQPITAITKLVSSNQSLSLGYFSFRFVENYILSLTYDTPELSDIYWPDPDNSVWVNNRIAFNSSRCGSLDDLGRFSSSDKFTFEASDLGPGIRRRLTLDYDGNLRLYSLNESDKSWSVTWMALSQICEIHGLCGKNGICMYAPMPACYCPPDYEMSDPSDWSKGCKPKFKMICGNSQKVIFHPLPNTDFWGSDMDYSTSISFMACKKNCTNSCSCVAFMYKWGTGDCYLKAALFNGKNSSAFLGTIYLKLPKKLTLSKNSVPRARNLVCNATKAVVELAYSDKSSTSSDKTTWKYFYAFISAFLVIEAFFITTGWWFIFRREQIPLEIEEGYKVISSQFRRFTYKDLEKATGKFKHELGRGGSGTVYKGVLDDERVVAVKKLEDIIQGEEVFKAELSVIGKINHMNLVRMWGFCSEHSHKMLVSEYVENGSLDKILFGSESTNSLLGWKERYKIAVGVAKGLAYLHHECLEWVIHCDVKPENILLDRDFEPKITDFGLAKLFQRNGSDPSLSRIRGTRGYIAPEWASSLPITGKVDVYSYGVVLLELVKGLRVSDWVIRREENVEIALRTIVKMLVEILKSGERSWIEDFVDSRLNDNFNYSQALMMVKLAIACLEEDRSKRPNMESVVQTLLSSDDETNSHATILL